Proteins encoded by one window of Engraulis encrasicolus isolate BLACKSEA-1 chromosome 23, IST_EnEncr_1.0, whole genome shotgun sequence:
- the LOC134440516 gene encoding organic cation/carnitine transporter 2-like, whose amino-acid sequence MRDYEEIVAFLGEWGPFQNLIYALLSLSIIPNGYVGMSMVFLADIPPHHCRVPSLNSSYGGLGYNLSIPTEELKRVTILSRCRRYTEQEDSDSAYRNDTEGCMDGWVFSKDRYVSTIVTEWNLVCDDAWKAPFTLTVFFLGVLAGSFCSGIVSDRYGRKPTFLITMVLQTLVSVLQSASSSYEMFCVLYFVAGMAYVSNYCAAFVLGSELLSKSARISFGILGVCSCFAVGYTILPLFAYFIRDWRTLQLVLSLLGFLYIPLWWFIPESPRWLITQGRLQEAEAIIRAAAKKNGITPPEDIFQQELMNDTKTNHTTENKYTWLDLLKTENIRNITILNIIIWISLTMSYYGLSFNTPNLDGDPYLNCLFAASTEFAAYIFIWFTTRHAPRRFTLPFTLLLGGVVLLLITFVPEELNGLTLTLAMTGKLVVTGAYAFVYFYTMELFPTVVRNMGLGVTSMAARIGSTASPYIAYIGTYHETAPYILMGSISIASGVLSLLLPETKDEELPEFLSQVKPLRWFCKEKRPLEQNTRDANGHVQNVVDLTSEQI is encoded by the exons ATGAGGGACTATGAAGAAATCGTTGCTTTCCTTGGGGAATGGGGACCTTTCCAAAATCTAATCTATGCTCTTCTCAGTCTGAGTATCATTCCCAATGGATATGTGGGAATGTCAATGGTTTTCCTAGCTGACATTCCTCCTCATCACTGCAGAGTTCCATCCCTGAACAGCAGCTATGGTGGACTGGGCTACAATCTGTCCATCCCGACTGAGGAGCTGAAAAGGGTGACCATCCTGAGTCGCTGCAGACGCTACACTGAACAGGAAGACTCGGACTCTGCCTACAGAAATGACACAGAGGGATGTATGGATGGCTGGGTGTTCAGCAAAGACAGATATGTGTCCACTATTGTCACTGAG TGGAACCTGGTGTGTGATGATGCATGGAAGGCTCCCTTCACACTGACTGTGTTCTTCTTGGGAGTACTGGCTGGATCCTTTTGTTCAGGTATTGTCTCTGACAG GTATGGCAGAAAGCCTACCTTCCTCATAACCATGGTGCTACAAACTCTGGTCAGTGTGCTACAGTCCGCCTCCAGCAGCTATGAGATGTTCTGCGTGCTTTACTTTGTGGCAGGGATGGCGTATGTTTCCAATTACTGTGCAGCCTTTGTGCTTG GTTCTGAGCTGCTCAGTAAATCGGCTCGCATAAGTTTTGGGATCCTGGGAGTCTGTTCCTGCTTTGCTGTTGGCTACACCATTCTGCCACTGTTCGCGTACTTCATTCGTGACTGGAGGACACTCCAGTTGGTTCTGTCTCTGCTGGGGTTTCTATACATTCCCCTTTGGTG GTTCATCCCAGAGTCCCCCCGCTGGCTCATCACTCAGGGCCGGTTGCAGGAGGCAGAGGCCATCATTCGAGCTGCTGCCAAGAAGAACGGCATCACTCCACCAGAGGACATCTTCCAACAGGAGCTCATGAACGACACAAAG ACCAATCATACTACTGAGAACAAGTACACATGGTTGGACCTGCTAAAAACGGAAAACATAAGGAATATTACAATTTTAAACATCATCATTTG GATCTCGCTAACAATGAGCTACTATGGGCTGTCGTTCAATACTCCCAATCTGGATGGAGATCCTTACCTCAACTGTCTCTTTGCCGCAAGTACCGAGTTTGCGGCCTACATTTTCATCTGGTTCACTACGCGCCATGCTCCTCGCCGCTTCACGTTGCCCTTCACTCTTCTTCTTGGCGGGGTGGTCTTGTTGCTCATCACTTTTGTCCCTGAAG AGCTGAATGGCTTGACCCTTACCCTGGCGATGACGGGGAAGCTTGTGGTAACCGGTGCCTATGCGTTTGTGTACTTCTACACCATGGAGCTGTTCCCCACTGTAGTGCGCAATATGGGACTGGGAGTCACCTCCATGGCGGCCAGAATAGGCAGCACTGCCTctccatacatagcctacattg GGACGTATCATGAAACTGCACCTTACATACTCATGGGTAGCATTTCCATAGCATCTGGCGTACTGAGCCTGTTGTTACCAGAGACAAAAGACGAGGAACTCCCAGAATTCCTCAGCCAAGTGAAACCGCTCAGATG GTTTTGCAAGGAAAAGAGGCCATTGGAACAGAACACGCGAGACGCAAATGGACATGTACAGAATGTAGTAGATCTGACATCGGAACAAATTTAG